The Papaver somniferum cultivar HN1 chromosome 6, ASM357369v1, whole genome shotgun sequence genome segment AATCCCACTCATCAACTCAGTATAACGTACAAAATATAATGGTCCGGATGCATTCGAGGACTCGTATGCAACTAAGTTTCTTAATACCACCTCTGAATTAACATCCAAGTGCAACATAGGCAGGTAAATTGTCGCTGTTTTCTCGTCAAAACGCACACTTTGAATATTGCCATTTGTGGGTACGAATTGGACGCCAGCAGATATGAGTTGGGAAACTGATGGGATGTTGATTTCCTTTTTAGTTGGGGGTTTATCAACCATCTCATCAggttttatcttttctttgtgtCGTTCATCAGAAAAGATCAAATCTTTTATGGGTTCTGCTAGTAGCCCAAAGCCTGGTACACGACTTATAGTCTTCCATGGTAATTGAGCAACTAGCATAACAGGTTTTGATGCTATGGCTCTCTGAACCATATCTATTAATGGTACTGCGTTTAATTTAGATAGTAATCGCCATACCTTGTTACCGAGTTCCTTAACATCACTCTTATTACCAAAtgattcctcctcctcctccttcttcttcttcttcttcttcttgtcgtCGTCGGAGTTAGCTTCTGCATCATTATCATCTTCTAGTATATTTATTCCTgtgaaatcatcatcatcatgattgtCTGGGACTGGAGTTTGAACTTGATCTCCTTTATTCTGTATTTTGATATCAATGGATTGAGGGACAATCATTTGATACAGAAAATCCAGCAAGTGCGCGTAATCCTCGACTCGGTTGATGTTTGAGAAACACTCTTCAGATCCAGATATCCTAATCGGGGAAGTCTCTTTAAATAAGCCTATCAACATTGACCGGAGTACTTGATCAGCAGTTTCTTTGGATGAAAATTGTTTCTTTAAAATCTTCCTCAGTAGAAATAACGGGATTTGGTTCTCCAGCATCATAATATCCCTTAAGATTACATTATGAGCCGAGTTTCTTCCTAATCCCTCTGAAGAGTGGTCCTTGAGGAACAAATATGATGATGACCAGGTAAATGATTTAATAACCGTGGATATTGACGATCGTGGATTGTCATAGATACCTTCTCTAATAGCACATATTTGAAGGAATTCTACTAAGAAGGAAGCATCGACTGCCATGATCCAAGCCAGAACCTCAGGTTTGAGGTCAATATACCCCTTATAGCAAGAACGAATTTTCCTGTCCAGCTTGATCAAAGAGTATTGAACAAGATGTTTAAATTTGAGGTGCGATGAGGTGCTGTTGTTATTAAGAATGTTAATATTGAGGTGTTTTTGGATCCTCCTGGCAGCAGCAACTTTGTGTCTTGACATCTGGTAACACTCGGGACTCTTGTAATGGTAAGGACCTATTGAAACATGCTGAGGAGTATATGACTCTGGTTTGAAAGACACTAGTACGCTAGGGACATTATAGATGCGGACGGGCATTTCGCTATTGTTGTCATCTTCATTCTCTTCGCTTAGAGCCTCACGAATCTGGATTAACCACTGAGGCTCGTCATCAGAATAAGAGCTGGCGGTTGTCATTGTGGTGTTGGGGTGTAGCAGTTGCTTTGATGTTGGAAGCTAGAGACAGGATGTTTATAGATAAATAGATGTTGAAAGCTAAACTATATCGACCCTCTTATATAGGCAGACCAATAAGGCACCCAATGTCCTCCACCTCTAAGATTTTGAGAGGGGTAGGCCCTTTATGGCTATTTTGTTACCATTGTCACTGTTACTTCTCCTTACAAGATATTAAAAAACCTGGATCTTTCGAAAATCCTTGGCTGGGTCTTTCAAAGATCTCACTGCTGCAAATCTGCGCAGTGGTGCAAATTTGTTTTGGTTAAAACATATTTTCCCTTTTAGCATTGATCATACTattcattttgatcccactatggactcaacaagcATGAAAAACGGATGACCAACCCAACAAATTTGTTGAGTGAGATGGTAGAACAAGCGCTTGCTCAATGGAAGGCCGGGCGATCGTGGCACAACTGATGGCATTTGAGCCAGAAGTGCGCGGACCATCCTTACACGCCCACGGCTCTTCCTCACACGCTCGCGACTCTTCCACTCACGCCAAGTACAACTCCCGATTTCTTTACTACttttttatcctattttatctcgcttcatcctattttatctcacctaaatattatatttatattttaCCTTTATCCTACAAAACATTTTATATCAAAAAGATATATTAGTGGGGCCCTGGAAACCAAATATGTTTATTTTGCTCTAATTTTCCATAGTGGAAAACgcagtttgttcatccacgtggctcaacaaaaaaacATATTTGTTGATTGCCATAAGAATTGCCCTTAGGCCTATCATTTTTAAGTTAATGAGAAGTCAGGCTGGGTTTCAAAATCCCGCGCCAAGCCAAACTTATTTAAGGGCGGATGTTTAAACTCCACTCAATTGCAGGCGCCATTATAATTTTCCCCGGCTAAATTTTACAAATGTTGAATACGACAACTATAACATGACATTTTAAATTATAAATTTTTAGCATTCTTAGGGGTTTTTCTTATTTTGATCTCCACTTTTCCTATTTTCCATTAAAATAAATTCCGATACCCAGTAATTTTATGTGTCACCCATGTAAATTCTCGTATAGCCTAAGTATGGTCTCTTTACTTTTTATTTACACCGaacctatgttgtaaaaggcgctcGCTTAGGCGCTTTAGGCGCACAAGTCTCCCAAAGGATGCCTAGAATAAATAAGCGCCCAAGATGTACATTTATGTTGATTTCTAATGTTTTCTAACGCCTCGCCTACCGCCTAATACAACATAAAGTCACCcaaaactaaacaaaaaaacTTAATTTACAGATAATTTATTCTCCATATCCATCGCGACCACTTTATTGTCTTTCCGACCTCCACAGTCCACCACcacttttttttttaggttttgtatCAAAAGATGTCTCCAAAATGTAAAAAATGTTATaccaaatcaaaacccaaaaagaTGAATTTCGAGGCAATCGGAACAAAATGGTTCTTTTATACTGTACAATTAATCAAGATGGtcttttttctttccttcctAGTTTGAGTCCTAATGTATACTTTTCTTAAAACCAACCTAGAGAATGGGAAACGGGGTATCTAAATATTGTAAAATACTAAATTACCTtttaaataaatacaaaatcattattatttatgttaacaaatattaaaaaaattaatcaaaacccattttttttcaatttccatcaaaataaaaaatctacaGTCTAATCACACATAATAATtgaattctcatttttttttgggTATTGAAGGAATATTCCTCGacaaacaattcaagtgattgaattAAATCCCTTCAATCCGAACCTTTTAAGAGAAACTCAACAATGATTTAACTATGAATCTCTGAAATTTCTGCATCAAATTTTCTAAAaatcaactataatcggtttgtgTGTGCATTAgcgtaaaccgattgttgttgaGGTTACAAGGAATCAGTTTTTATTGTACACctgtataaaccgattctgagttgatttgatgaacatcaaccacaatcAGTTTATGCTAATGCACACAACCATGTTTGAATTTGTACAAATATCAAGAATCGATATATGTGTAACAGTAGAGAAAACTCGACtgtgaacaatcggtttatattgttagagcattgctcggtcgaactcacaagtgttgctatctcaagcttgttgtccaatttagttgatcaaaactatatcttgatttctagtctacttatagctacgtctcggattaggatagaaggtgtagttgagcgtaagacttcacggcgttcactaTTAGAAGAACAAGATCCAATGAAGACTTTGGAAGAACTTCgatgacaaaaggtatgtggagagtaaaacttatctgtcactcagaagtttattcaattttttctaatgagactaagtcgtatagctatatagactttatatcatGCACATtgaaatttcgagtcgagtttatctcgttaatataattctcgaaatatgagtttaaATCTTAGGATGCTTCATCACCTACTTGACAACTTTGGTTATgaacaattcatttgttggaaactaaatattaagacaagttgatcatgtgaaaattaccttgaatatattacatgatttatgtgagacagtcatttgatgttaactcgggatgtttcgtattgatcaaataatcatttgaaaattacttgaagctagtggtatgcgtaagattaccattgttgttccTCTGAGGATGTTTTAAATTGATTATCGGGAGTTTGATTGTATGGGTCCCGgtatggatataacacagtatgcgtacccactATGCGAAATGTGAAATACTAGTTgagtctggaactcttgtttggaACTGTGTTTGCGAACGAGTTTGACTGTATGggtccagaactcttgtttgcgaaagaaTTTATCTGTTGGGTCCGGAAATGTAGTTTGCGAACTGTGTTTGCGAACGGCATAACTACGtaaggtctggactgtagtttgcgaactcagtggttaagttctaaaaaatGCAGTTATGAAAAGTTGTTAACATAATCCGTATGAAAACTAATTGTCTACACTCATGAACTCATGTTCATTTGCATACTAAAGTCCCTGAATTTTCAATGCCTTTATGCGAACTCACTTTGAAAACCGTTGCATT includes the following:
- the LOC113291917 gene encoding putative UPF0481 protein At3g02645: MTTASSYSDDEPQWLIQIREALSEENEDDNNSEMPVRIYNVPSVLVSFKPESYTPQHVSIGPYHYKSPECYQMSRHKVAAARRIQKHLNINILNNNSTSSHLKFKHLVQYSLIKLDRKIRSCYKGYIDLKPEVLAWIMAVDASFLVEFLQICAIREGIYDNPRSSISTVIKSFTWSSSYLFLKDHSSEGLGRNSAHNVILRDIMMLENQIPLFLLRKILKKQFSSKETADQVLRSMLIGLFKETSPIRISGSEECFSNINRVEDYAHLLDFLYQMIVPQSIDIKIQNKGDQVQTPVPDNHDDDDFTGINILEDDNDAEANSDDDKKKKKKKKEEEEESFGNKSDVKELGNKVWRLLSKLNAVPLIDMVQRAIASKPVMLVAQLPWKTISRVPGFGLLAEPIKDLIFSDERHKEKIKPDEMVDKPPTKKEINIPSVSQLISAGVQFVPTNGNIQSVRFDEKTATIYLPMLHLDVNSEVVLRNLVAYESSNASGPLYFVRYTELMSGIIDTGEDAMLLGESGIVDNHFKTDEEVAKLLNGMCRSIRLTKVPFLDKMIGDVNKYYSRRWKVKAKKMIKTYIHGSWQLLTFLAAFLLLLMTAFQAFCSVYSCSRLQRIPVVDQLAGPTE